The stretch of DNA TTGCGCTCCATCATTAGGATTATTAACATTAAATGCCTTAACAGCTGCTGATAGTGTTATTATCCCAATTCAATGTGAATATTTTGCGTTAGAAGGATTAGGAAAATTATTAAACACCATTAAAAGTGTACAAAAAATTCACAATCCTGAATTAGATATTGAAGGTTTATTATTAACGATGTACGATTCTCGTTTACGTTTATCAAACCAAGTAGTTGAAGAAGTTCAAAAACACTTTAACAACATGGTATTTGAAACGGTAATTCAAAGAAATATTAAATTAAGTGAAGCACCAAGTTTTGGAGAAAGTATCATTAATTATGATGCAACTAGTAAAGGTGCAAGTAATTACTTAAATTTAGCAGAAGAAATTATTAAGAAAAATAAATAATACGAATGGCGAAAGCAGTTAAAAAACAAGCATTAGGTAGAGGTTTATCGGCACTTTTGAAAGATCCATCAAACGATATTAAATCGGTGGAAGACAAAGGAGCTGAACAAGTTGTTGGTAATATTATTGAGCTTGAATTAAATGCAATTGAGGTAAATCCATTTCAACCGAGATCTAATTTTAACGAAGAAACGCTTAATGAGTTAGCAAAATCTATTAAAGAATTAGGTGTTATTCAACCTATTACTGTTAGAAAACTTGATTTTAACAAATACCAATTAATTTCTGGAGAACGTCGTTTACGTGCTTCAAAATTAGCTGGCTTAGAAACTATTCCTGCATACATTCGTTTGGCTAACGATAATGAATCGTTAGTAATGGCATTAGTTGAGAACATTCAACGCCACGATTTAGACCCTATTGAGGTGGCAATTTCTTATCAAAGATTAATCGATGAAATTAGCTTAACACAAGAAGAATTAAGTGAAAGAGTTGGAAAAAAACGTTCAACAATAACCAATTATTTACGTCTTTTAAAATTAGACCCAATTATCCAAACAGGAATGAGAGATGGTTTTATCTCTATGGGGCATGGTCGAGCTTTAATTAATATTGATGATGCCGATGCGCAAAGTGATATTTACCATAAAGTAGTTACACAAAACTTATCGGTAAGAGAAACTGAAGCTTTAGTAAAAAAATATCACGATAGTTTAAAACCAAAATCAGCTCAAACTAGTTCTAAATCTTTCGAATTAGATGAAGAAAACAAGAAAACATTTAATAACTTTTTTGGTGCTAAAGTAGATGTAAAAATTGCTTCAAACGGTAAAGGAAAAATCACAATTCCATTTCATTCTGAAGAAGACTTTAACCGAATTTTGAAATTAATCAACAATTAGTGAGAATCAGTTGTAAAATACTTGTACTGTTTTTATTTTGGAGTTTTTCTTCATTAGCTCAAGAAGAGTTAAAAATTGAAGTAAAAGATACAATTAAAACAACCATTAATCCGTTAGCACCAGCTAAAGCAGCGTTTTACTCAGCTGTTATTCCTGGTTTAGGACAAGCGTACAATAAAAAATATTGGAAAATTCCGCTGGTTTACATTGGTATGGGAGCTGGTATTTATTATTATACTTGGAATAACAA from Flavobacterium haoranii encodes:
- a CDS encoding ParA family protein codes for the protein MGKIIAIANQKGGVGKTTTSVNLAASLGVLEKKVLLIDADPQANASSGLGIDVETIDIGTYQVLEHSNTPDEATIGCSAPNVKIIPAHIDLVAIEIELVDKENREYMLKQALESVKDKYDYIIIDCAPSLGLLTLNALTAADSVIIPIQCEYFALEGLGKLLNTIKSVQKIHNPELDIEGLLLTMYDSRLRLSNQVVEEVQKHFNNMVFETVIQRNIKLSEAPSFGESIINYDATSKGASNYLNLAEEIIKKNK
- a CDS encoding ParB/RepB/Spo0J family partition protein, which codes for MAKAVKKQALGRGLSALLKDPSNDIKSVEDKGAEQVVGNIIELELNAIEVNPFQPRSNFNEETLNELAKSIKELGVIQPITVRKLDFNKYQLISGERRLRASKLAGLETIPAYIRLANDNESLVMALVENIQRHDLDPIEVAISYQRLIDEISLTQEELSERVGKKRSTITNYLRLLKLDPIIQTGMRDGFISMGHGRALINIDDADAQSDIYHKVVTQNLSVRETEALVKKYHDSLKPKSAQTSSKSFELDEENKKTFNNFFGAKVDVKIASNGKGKITIPFHSEEDFNRILKLINN